One window from the genome of Salvia miltiorrhiza cultivar Shanhuang (shh) chromosome 7, IMPLAD_Smil_shh, whole genome shotgun sequence encodes:
- the LOC130992350 gene encoding caffeoylshikimate esterase: protein MSPENPSAPPNFWGDTPEEEYYASQGVRNSKSYFESPHGRLFTQSFLPLEPTCPVKGSVFMTHGYGSDTGWMFQKFCINFASWGYAVFAADMLGHGRSDGIRCYMGDLRKVAAASLSFFKSVRVSEDYKDLPAFLVGESMGGLATLLMYFQSEKDLWTGLIFSAPLFVIPEAMMPSKIHLLAYGMLFGLADTWAAMPDNKMVGKAIKDPEKLKVIASNPLRYTGKPRVGTMRELVRQTEYVQSNFDKVTVPFFTAHGTSDGLAEASGSEMLYEKASSEDKTLKLYEGMYHSLIQGEPDENASLVLADMRAWIDERAERYCFQLTSFLFLVT, encoded by the exons ATGTCGCCGGAAAACCCCTCCGCCCCGCCCAATTTCTGGGGCGACACGCCGGAGGAGGAGTACTACGCTTCCCAGGGCGTCCGCAATTCGAAATCCTACTTCGAATCCCCACACGGCAGGCTCTTCACCCAATCCTTCCTCCCCCTCGAACCGACCTGCCCCGTCAAGGGCTCCGTCTTCATGACCCACGGATACGGGTCCGACACCGGCTGGATGTTCCAGAAGTTCTGCATCAACTTCGCGAGCTGGGGCTACGCCGTCTTCGCCGCCGATATGCTTGGCCACGGCCGCTCCGACGGGATCCGCTGCTACATGGGGGACCTCCGCAAGGTCGCCGCGGCGTCGCTCAGCTTCTTCAAGAGCGTTAGGGTTAGCGAGGATTACAAGGATCTGCCGGCGTTTCTGGTCGGGGAGTCGATGGGAGGCCTCGCCACGCTGCTCATGTATTTCCAGTCGGAGAAGGATCTCTGGACCGGCCTCATCTTCTCCGCGCCGCTCTTCGTCATACCCGAGGCCATGATGCCGTCTAAG ATTCACTTGTTGGCGTATGGAATGCTATTTGGATTAGCCGATACATGGGCTGCAATGCCGGACAACAAGATGGTTGGCAAGGCCATTAAAGATCCCGAGAAGCTCAAGGTGATCGCGAGCAACCCGTTGAGGTACACAGGGAAACCTAGGGTGGGGACGATGAGGGAGTTGGTGAGGCAGACGGAGTATGTGCAGAGCAACTTCGACAAGGTGACCGTCCCCTTCTTCACTGCGCATGGGACATCAGACGGGTTGGCTGAGGCGTCCGGATCAGAGATGTTGTACGAGAAGGCGAGCAGCGAGGACAAGACTCTGAAGCTGTATGAAGGGATGTACCATTCTCTGATACAAGGGGAGCCGGATGAGAATGCGAGTCTTGTGTTGGCTGACATGAGGGCGTGGATTGATGAGAGAGCTGAGAGATACTGCTTCCAATTGACTTCTTTTCTGTTTTTAGTAACTTGA
- the LOC130992351 gene encoding V-type proton ATPase subunit c''2-like, giving the protein MVSSSSSWARALLQISPYTFSAIGIAISIGVSVLGAAWGIYITGSSLIGAAIKAPRITSKNLISVIFCEAVAIYGVIVAIILQTKLDSVPSSKIYDPESLRAGYAIFASGIIVGFANLVCGLCVGIIGSSCALSDAQNSTLFVKILVIEIFGSALGLFGVIVGIIMSAQATWPIK; this is encoded by the exons ATGGTAAGTTCATCGAGTTCATGGGCGCGAGCTTTGCTTCAGATCTCTCCGTACACCTTCTCCGCCATTGGAATCGCCATATCTATAGGTGTATCTGTCCTCGGCGCCGCCTG GGGAATATATATAACTGGTAGTAGTTTAATTGGTGCTGCCATCAAAGCTCCTCGCATTACCTCCAAAAACCTAATCAG TGTAATTTTCTGTGAGGCTGTTGCCATATATGGGGTCATTGTGGCTATCATTCTTCAGACAAAGCTAGACAGTGTGCCTTCGTCCAAGATTTATGACCCAGAGTCCCTCAGAGCAGGCTATGCTATATTTGCATCTGGAATCATTGTGGGTTTTGCAAATCTTGTCTGTGG GCTATGTGTTGGAATAATCGGAAGCAGTTGTGCTCTGTCGGACGCACAAAACTCGACTCTTTTTGTCAAGATCCTTGTTATCGAGATCTTCGGGAGTGCACTCGGACTATTTGGTGTCATCGTGGGCATCATTATGTCTGCTCAAGCAACTTGGCCTATCAAATAG
- the LOC130992352 gene encoding plastidic ATP/ADP-transporter-like translates to MQGVLQSKGLLSLPSNPRIRAFIPQPSQGLRYRFSPLNPSLKPNGPSLSVNGFSRFQGFVTKPQFFGQKGRNHPICRAEAAAASADGQPVFGEKDSSPKFMGIEVVTLKKIIPLGLMFFCILFNYTILRDTKDVLVVTAPGSSAEIIPFLKTWVNLPMAIGFMLLYTKLSNVLSKQALFYTVILPFIGFFGAFGFVLYPLSQYFHPTALADNLLNVLGPRFLGPLAILRIWSFCLFYVMAELWGSVVVSVLFWGFANQITTVDEAKKFYPLFGLGANIALIFSGRTVKYFSQMRQTLAPGVDGWAISLKGMMSIVVAMGFTICFLYWWVNNNVQLPARSLKKKEKPKMGTMESLKFLVSSRYIRDLATLVVAYGISINLVEVTWKSKLKAQFPTPNEYSSFMGDFSTATGIATFTMMLLSQWIFGRYGWGVAATVTPTVLLLTGVGFFSLILFGAPLAPTLAQFGMTPLLAAVYVGALQNIFSKSAKYSLFDPCKEMAYIPLDEDTKVKGKAAIDVVCNPLGKSGGALIQQFMILSFGSLANSTPYLGGILLVIVLAWLGAARSLDGQFTALRKEEDLEKELERAAVKIPVVSSTDSGNGSLTGESALNATGGDSSGASSKPSSPRSM, encoded by the exons ATGCAAGGTGTTCTTCAATCAAAAGGGCTTCTTTCACTGCCTTCAAACCCAAGAATCAGAGCTTTCATACCGCAGCCATCACAGGGTTTAAGGTACAGATTCAGCCCATTAAACCCCTCTTTGAAACCTAATGGACCCTCGTTATCTGTTAATGGGTTCTCGAGGTTTCAAGGATTTGTGACAAAGCCTCAATTTTTTGGTCAAAAGGGTAGAAATCATCCTATCTGTAGAGCTGAAGCTGCCGCAGCTTCTGCTGATGGGCAGCCTGTATTTGGCGAGAAAGATTCATCACCTAAGTTTATGGGAATTGAGGTGGTGACACTCAAGAAAATTATCCCACTTGGGTTGATGTTTTTCTGTATTCTGTTTAATTACACAATTCTTAGGGATACAAAGGATGTTTTGGTGGTAACAGCACCAGGTTCTAGTGCTGAGATTATACCTTTCTTGAAAACATGGGTGAATTTGCCTATGGCTATTGGGTTCATGCTCTTATACACAAAATTATCCAATGTGTTGTCCAAGCAGGCCCTCTTTTATACGGTTATTCTACCGTTTATTGGATTTTTTGGGGCGTTTGGGTTCGTTCTGTATCCTCTCAGCCAGTATTTCCACCCCACAGCTCTTGCAGATAACCTTCTTAATGTTCTTGGTCCGAGGTTTCTTGGGCCTCTTGCAATTTTGAGGATTTGGAGTTTCTGTCTTTTCTATGTCATGGCTGAGCTTTGGGGAAGTGTGGTTGTCTCAGTTCTGTTTTGGGGATTTGCTAATCAG ATTACTACGGTTGATGAAGCAAAGAAATTCTATCCGCTCTTTGGACTTGGTGCAAACATTGCCCTTATTTTCTCTGGTCGGACAGTGAAGTACTTCTCCCAAATGAGGCAAACCCTGGCTCCTGGTGTCGATGGATGGGCCATCTCCTTAAAGGGAATGATGAGTATTGTGGTGGCAATGGGGTTCACAATTTGTTTCCTTTATTGGTGGGTGAATAACAATGTTCAGCTTCCCGCCCGTAGTCTGAAGAAGAAG GAGAAGCCAAAAATGGGGACAATGGAGAGCTTGAAGTTTTTGGTATCTTCAAGATATATTAGAGATCTTGCCACTTTGGTTGTAGCATATGGTATAAGCATCAACCTTGTTGAGGTTACATGGAAATCAAAACTTAAAGCCCAG TTCCCAACACCAAATGAATATTCATCATTTATGGGCGACTTCTCAACTGCTACTGGGATAGCAACTTTCACTATGATGCTTTTGAGCCAATGGATCTTTGGCAGATACGGTTGGGGAGTGGCAGCAACTGTTACACCTACTGTCTTGCTTCTAACCGGAGTTGGATTCTTTTCGTTGATTCTATTTGGTGCCCCTCTTGCTCCTACCCTCGCCCAATTTGGGATGACGCCACTTTTAGCAGCCGTGTACGTGGGGGCATTGCAGAACATTTTTAGTAAGAGTGCAAAGTACAGCTTGTTCGATCCGTGCAAGGAAATGGCTTACATTCCTTTGGACGAGGACACTAAG GTTAAAGGGAAGGCAGCTATCGATGTTGTATGCAATCCATTGGGGAAATCTGGAGGTGCTCTGATCCAGCAGTTCATGATCTTGAGTTTCGGATCACTAGCGAATTCAACTCCTTATCTTGGAGGGATACTTCTCGTGATTGTTCTTGCGTGGTTAGGAGCGGCAAGGTCATTAGACGGCCAATTCACTGCATTGAGAAAAGAGGAGGATCTCGAGAAGGAGCTGGAAAGAGCTGCAGTGAAGATCCCGGTCGTGTCTTCAACTGATAGCGGCAACGGCTCACTCACTGGTGAGTCGGCCCTAAATGCCACAGGAGGCGACTCGTCAGGTGCTTCATCCAAACCCTCATCTCCTCGAAGCATGTGA
- the LOC130992353 gene encoding root phototropism protein 3, whose protein sequence is MQSSPYSGKPADECGSDEASASDTDNFVKALTRIRGKGVRPDLIGSIITHYAYKRLPDLAGDDVQRQSADGEASWRMKRCFIETLVGILPPEKDSVPCSFLLRAARVAGVVGAEAGCREEIERRVSRQLDEAPLKELMMVDSEVVVRLVRRFMNEEEVCRSGAALKKVARLVDGYLAEAAVDPHLTLPQFVALATALPCHARATDDGVYRAIDIYLKAHPGLSKQERKRLCMLIESRKLSTEACLHASQNERLPVRAVIQVLLSEQDKLSRHIEWSGSLSPFVGPDMRCLSKREVMSQQMEMKRLKEDVVMLQRQCTSMERQIQKLLKKKGYFSWKKLGAAVFKIGETPNSPMHLPGPGPTTSNRWTKSMQLET, encoded by the exons ATGCAGTCGAGCCCATATTCCGGCAAGCCGGCGGATGAATGCGGGTCCGACGAGGCCTCCGCTTCCGACACCGACAATTTCGTCAAGGCTCTGACGCGAATCCGAGGGAAGGGAGTTAGGCCCGACCTCATCGGCTCAATCATCACACATTACGCTTACAAGCGCCTCCCCGACTTAGCCGGCGACGACGTTCAAAGGCAAAGCGCCGACGGCGAGGCATCATGGCGGATGAAGAGGTGCTTCATCGAGACTCTGGTCGGAATCCTGCCGCCAGAGAAAGATTCCGTCCCCTGCAGCTTCCTGTTGAGAGCGGCGCGCGTGGCCGGCGTTGTGGGAGCGGAGGCCGGGTGCCGCGAGGAGATCGAGAGGCGCGTTTCCCGGCAGCTGGATGAGGCGCCGTTGAAGGAGCTGATGATGGTAGATTCGGAGGTGGTGGTGCGGCTGGTGAGGAGGTTCATGAACGAGGAGGAAGTTTGTAGAAGCGGCGCGGCGCTTAAGAAAGTGGCTAGACTCGTTGACGGCTACCTTGCTGAAGCAGCTGTTGATCCTCATCTGACGTTGCCGCAGTTTGTTGCTCTTGCTACCGCCCTCCCCTGCCATGCACGCGCCACCGACGATGGTGTTTATCGTGCCATCGATATATACCTCAAA GCACATCCAGGATTGTCAAAGCAAGAGAGAAAAAGGCTGTGCATGTTGATCGAGAGCAGAAAGCTATCAACGGAGGCATGCCTCCATGCGAGTCAAAACGAGAGGCTGCCGGTGCGGGCCGTGATCCAGGTGCTGCTGTCGGAGCAGGACAAGCTGAGCAGGCACATCGAGTGGAGCGGCTCGCTGAGCCCGTTTGTGGGGCCCGACATGCGTTGCCTGTCGAAGCGCGAGGTGATGAGCCAGCAGATGGAGATGAAGAGGCTCAAGGAAGACGTAGTGATGCTGCAGAGGCAGTGCACCAGCATGGAGAGGCAGATACAAAAGCTGTTGAAGAAGAAGGGATATTTCAGCTGGAAGAAGCTCGGCGCCGCCGTCTTTAAAATTGGAGAAACGCCCAATTCGCCCATGCACTTGCCCGGACCCGGACCCACCACCTCTAACAGGTGGACCAAATCTATGCAGCTTGAAACTTAA